A region of Moorena sp. SIOASIH DNA encodes the following proteins:
- a CDS encoding HIRAN domain-containing protein, which translates to MSRRSEGYRQTDNFKVFPYPHLDSDDKYHIFFLAHGLRHLPKCSMDRIDQLQVGDTLWLCHELQNPYDNKALALTTEDHYHLGYCPRYLSHDVFDLLRRDPGLVEVKVAKVNLPPSPLKSRLLCEMTYSGFEGYVPYDHKTYQPLTKEKEKSKNLVCPM; encoded by the coding sequence ATGTCACGAAGGAGCGAAGGATATCGACAAACAGATAATTTTAAAGTTTTTCCTTATCCACACCTCGACAGTGACGACAAATACCACATTTTCTTCCTAGCGCATGGTTTGCGTCACTTACCAAAGTGTTCTATGGATCGGATAGATCAGCTACAAGTTGGTGATACTTTGTGGCTATGTCACGAGCTTCAAAATCCTTATGACAATAAGGCTTTAGCATTAACCACAGAAGATCATTATCACCTAGGGTATTGTCCCCGCTACTTGTCACACGATGTATTTGACCTTTTAAGGCGTGATCCAGGTTTAGTAGAAGTGAAAGTAGCAAAGGTAAATTTACCTCCTTCTCCGCTTAAGTCTCGGTTATTGTGTGAGATGACTTATTCAGGTTTTGAGGGATATGTGCCGTATGATCACAAGACCTATCAGCCGTTAACTAAGGAAAAAGAAAAGTCGAAAAACTTGGTTTGCCCGATGTAA
- a CDS encoding class I SAM-dependent methyltransferase, with translation MVTQFKDYFSKQANDYRNYRPHYPESLFEYLAALVPDRQAAWDCATGNGQVALGLTPHFQKIYATDASEKQISHAFHHDQINYSVAVAEKVGLGNQSIDLITVAQAVHWFNLEKFYQEVQRVSKPGGIIALWGYWYFEFPPEENHIDQMSRNFFTTVVDQYWAEEIKLLLQNYQTIPFPFSELKTPLLKIETQWNMEEFLGYLTTWSAIQKLIAVQSHQPILEFSNRLVEAWGDRERKIILQWPLHMRVGRIYSNSTTC, from the coding sequence TTGGTTACACAATTTAAAGACTACTTCTCAAAGCAAGCAAATGATTATAGAAACTATAGACCTCATTATCCAGAATCTTTGTTTGAGTATTTAGCTGCACTTGTACCTGATCGTCAAGCAGCGTGGGATTGTGCCACTGGTAATGGTCAAGTAGCCTTGGGCTTAACACCTCATTTTCAAAAAATTTATGCTACGGATGCCAGCGAAAAGCAAATTAGTCATGCATTTCATCATGATCAGATTAACTATTCTGTGGCAGTGGCCGAAAAAGTTGGGCTAGGGAATCAATCTATAGATTTAATAACTGTTGCCCAAGCTGTTCATTGGTTTAATCTGGAAAAATTTTATCAGGAAGTGCAGCGAGTTTCTAAACCTGGAGGAATTATTGCTCTCTGGGGCTACTGGTATTTTGAATTCCCTCCAGAAGAAAATCACATAGACCAAATGTCTAGGAATTTTTTCACCACAGTGGTTGACCAGTATTGGGCAGAAGAAATAAAACTACTGCTTCAAAATTATCAAACCATTCCTTTTCCTTTTTCTGAGTTAAAAACACCTCTTTTAAAAATAGAAACCCAATGGAACATGGAAGAATTTCTGGGATATTTGACTACTTGGTCTGCTATTCAAAAGCTTATCGCTGTTCAATCCCACCAACCAATCTTGGAATTCTCCAACCGTCTAGTCGAGGCTTGGGGCGATCGCGAGAGGAAAATTATATTGCAATGGCCATTACATATGAGAGTTGGTCGGATATATAGCAATTCTACGACTTGTTAG
- a CDS encoding ribbon-helix-helix protein, CopG family: protein MTIRLTEYEKRKLEQEAEKRGMNQSEVLRSLIARFPVRVASALPNPKDSV, encoded by the coding sequence ATGACGATACGATTAACCGAATACGAGAAGAGGAAGTTAGAACAAGAAGCAGAGAAAAGAGGGATGAACCAGTCAGAGGTACTTAGAAGTTTGATAGCTCGTTTCCCCGTTCGCGTAGCGTCGGCTTTGCCGAATCCCAAAGACTCTGTGTAA
- a CDS encoding VOC family protein gives MTGSKPFHLAFPVADLEETRQFYCGVIGCKEGRSTDLWIDFNLYGNSVSAYLQPQEATRDIPSNHVDRDQTPLNIPVRHFGIILEWEEWESLVERLKEQGIEFIIGPRVRFVGKNGEQGTIYFHDPCGNVLEFKAFKNPEQMFKPFTEIQDFEAVVMEKIANPS, from the coding sequence ATGACCGGATCTAAACCTTTTCATTTAGCTTTTCCTGTTGCCGACCTCGAAGAAACACGCCAATTTTATTGTGGTGTGATTGGCTGTAAAGAAGGACGTAGTACAGATTTATGGATTGATTTTAACCTCTATGGTAATTCCGTTTCAGCCTATTTACAACCCCAGGAGGCAACGCGAGATATACCTAGCAACCACGTTGATCGAGATCAAACTCCTTTAAACATCCCTGTTCGTCATTTTGGCATAATATTAGAATGGGAAGAATGGGAAAGCTTAGTTGAACGTTTAAAGGAACAAGGCATCGAATTTATAATTGGTCCGCGAGTACGTTTTGTCGGCAAAAATGGAGAACAAGGAACGATTTATTTTCACGATCCTTGTGGAAATGTTCTGGAATTTAAGGCTTTTAAGAACCCCGAGCAAATGTTCAAGCCTTTTACAGAAATACAAGACTTTGAAGCAGTTGTTATGGAGAAGATAGCCAACCCGTCTTAG
- a CDS encoding uroporphyrinogen-III synthase, translating to MHLIRVKTAITEKGAQVVEVAAYESGCPDYMAPAILDAWQQRAIDIVTFASSKTVKNFYKLLKQAFNSSTETNQVYSNADREQSAPSKTIDSILKDVCIASIGPQTSESCRQLLGRVDVEAVEYTLEGLTEAIVAWETGRGGNK from the coding sequence GTGCACCTCATTAGGGTAAAAACCGCTATAACGGAAAAAGGTGCTCAAGTGGTAGAAGTTGCTGCCTATGAGTCTGGTTGTCCAGATTACATGGCTCCTGCTATTTTAGATGCTTGGCAACAGAGAGCAATAGATATTGTTACGTTTGCTAGTTCTAAAACCGTCAAGAATTTTTACAAACTTCTCAAGCAAGCCTTTAACTCTTCAACGGAAACTAACCAAGTCTACTCTAATGCCGACCGCGAACAATCTGCACCCTCAAAAACTATCGATTCCATTTTAAAAGATGTCTGTATCGCTTCGATTGGTCCCCAAACTTCCGAAAGCTGTCGCCAGTTGCTAGGTAGGGTAGATGTGGAAGCAGTTGAATATACTTTAGAAGGGTTAACTGAGGCGATTGTGGCATGGGAGACTGGGAGAGGGGGAAACAAATAA
- a CDS encoding transposase has translation MISACQYRLRLTKSQEVEIEKWLDMLRHQYNYLLADRFDWYEQNRCSINSCPLVCHLPNLRNNPDYFSQKKTLPQLKKDRPWYGAVQSQVLQDCVKRVDLAFKRFIKGDSNGKKSGRPRFKGKNRYRSFTFPSLSKNPINGNILTLPKFGKVKMIYHRPIPEGFKIKTATITRKADGYYVTLSIQDDTVPEIIPVDSATNPIGIDMGLKSFLVKSDGLEIPIPQHYRKAQKRLKKIQKAVSRAKKGSSNRKKAVSKLGKAHKKVADTRKDFHFKTAKGLLDDHDLVAHEKLNIKGLARTKLAKSILDAGWGQFLSILSVKAENAGLITKAVNPRNTSQNCSNCGKKVPKKLKDRIHSCPNCGYVADRDVNAAINILKLAVGHPVSSKAYRATEPLGGVGKKPTLNL, from the coding sequence ATGATATCAGCGTGTCAATACCGATTAAGGTTGACCAAGTCGCAAGAGGTAGAGATAGAAAAATGGCTGGATATGCTCCGTCATCAATATAATTACTTACTTGCAGACAGATTTGACTGGTATGAACAAAATCGCTGTTCCATCAACTCCTGTCCTCTTGTCTGCCATTTACCGAATTTACGGAATAATCCTGATTATTTTTCCCAGAAGAAGACTCTTCCTCAACTAAAGAAAGATAGACCCTGGTATGGGGCTGTTCAATCCCAAGTTTTGCAAGACTGCGTAAAGAGAGTTGACCTTGCTTTTAAACGGTTTATAAAAGGTGACAGTAATGGAAAGAAAAGCGGGAGACCTCGATTTAAAGGAAAAAACAGATATAGGTCATTCACTTTTCCCTCTCTGTCTAAGAACCCAATAAATGGAAACATCTTAACTCTCCCAAAATTTGGAAAGGTTAAGATGATCTATCATCGGCCAATCCCAGAAGGGTTCAAGATAAAGACTGCTACTATAACCCGAAAGGCTGATGGCTATTACGTCACATTGTCAATCCAAGATGATACTGTACCGGAGATTATCCCAGTAGATAGTGCGACCAACCCCATCGGGATAGACATGGGTCTTAAATCGTTCTTAGTAAAGTCGGATGGTTTAGAGATACCCATCCCTCAACACTATAGAAAGGCTCAAAAGCGATTAAAGAAAATCCAAAAAGCTGTCAGTAGGGCAAAAAAGGGTAGCAGTAATAGAAAAAAGGCTGTCAGCAAACTAGGGAAAGCTCATAAAAAGGTAGCAGATACCAGAAAAGACTTTCACTTTAAAACAGCGAAAGGATTACTAGACGACCACGATCTAGTTGCTCATGAGAAATTAAATATTAAAGGACTGGCTAGAACTAAACTAGCTAAGTCCATATTAGATGCTGGTTGGGGACAATTCCTGTCTATATTGTCAGTCAAAGCCGAAAATGCTGGACTAATAACGAAAGCAGTAAACCCCCGAAACACTAGTCAAAATTGCTCCAACTGTGGGAAAAAAGTACCTAAAAAACTAAAAGACCGCATTCATTCCTGTCCCAACTGTGGTTATGTAGCTGACAGAGATGTGAATGCGGCAATTAACATATTGAAATTGGCGGTGGGGCATCCCGTCAGCAGTAAAGCTTACCGAGCAACCGAACCGTTGGGTGGTGTTGGTAAGAAGCCCACACTGAACCTGTAA
- a CDS encoding VCBS repeat-containing protein: MTTWVRRISTIICTITLAFTLMAKPAQAYSDIALVRQAPGWGSIPVASSNGDGSFTVTNAGISNFIDKWAPTGGVKVITGDFNGNGRTDIALVRQAPGWGSIPVAFSEGDGSFTVTNAGISNFIDKWAPTGGVKVITGDFNADGRTDIALVRQAPGWGSIPVAFSNGDGSFNVTNAGITNFIDKWAPTGGVKVLTGDFNGDSRTDIALVRQAPGWGSIPVAFSNGDGSFNVTNAGITNFIDKWAPTGGVKVITGDFNGNGRTDIALVRQAPGWGSIPVAFSNGDGSFTVTNAGISNFIDQWAPTGGVKVITGDFNGNGRTDIALVRQAPGWGSIPVAFSNGDGSFTVTNAGISNFIDQWAPAGGVKVITGNFNCDGRTDIALVRQAPGWGSIPVAFSNGDGSFTVTNAGISNFIDQWAPAGGVKVITADFGVR, encoded by the coding sequence ATGACAACCTGGGTAAGGCGTATAAGTACAATTATTTGTACTATAACCCTAGCCTTTACTTTAATGGCTAAACCAGCTCAAGCTTATTCCGATATAGCCCTGGTACGACAAGCTCCAGGTTGGGGTAGTATACCTGTGGCTTCTTCCAATGGTGATGGCAGCTTTACTGTTACTAATGCCGGAATTAGCAACTTTATTGATAAGTGGGCACCCACAGGTGGAGTTAAGGTGATAACTGGTGACTTTAACGGCAATGGTCGCACCGATATCGCCCTGGTACGACAAGCTCCAGGTTGGGGTAGTATACCTGTGGCTTTTTCCGAAGGTGATGGTAGCTTTACTGTTACCAATGCCGGAATTAGCAACTTTATTGATAAGTGGGCACCCACAGGTGGAGTTAAGGTGATAACTGGTGACTTTAACGCCGATGGTCGCACCGATATCGCCCTGGTACGACAAGCTCCAGGTTGGGGTAGTATACCTGTGGCTTTTTCCAATGGTGATGGCAGCTTTAATGTTACCAATGCCGGAATTACCAACTTTATTGATAAGTGGGCACCCACAGGTGGAGTTAAGGTTTTAACTGGCGACTTTAACGGGGATAGTCGCACCGATATCGCCCTGGTACGACAAGCTCCAGGTTGGGGTAGTATACCTGTGGCTTTTTCCAATGGTGATGGCAGCTTTAATGTTACCAATGCCGGAATTACCAACTTTATTGATAAGTGGGCACCCACAGGTGGAGTTAAGGTGATAACTGGTGACTTTAACGGTAATGGTCGCACCGATATCGCCCTGGTACGACAAGCTCCAGGTTGGGGTAGTATACCTGTGGCTTTTTCCAATGGTGATGGCAGCTTTACTGTTACCAATGCCGGAATTAGCAACTTTATTGATCAGTGGGCACCCACAGGTGGAGTTAAAGTGATAACTGGTGACTTTAACGGCAATGGTCGCACCGATATCGCCCTGGTACGACAAGCTCCAGGTTGGGGTAGTATACCTGTGGCTTTTTCCAATGGTGATGGCAGCTTTACTGTTACCAATGCCGGAATTAGCAACTTTATTGATCAGTGGGCACCAGCAGGTGGAGTTAAGGTGATAACTGGCAACTTTAACTGCGATGGTCGCACCGATATCGCCCTGGTACGACAAGCTCCAGGTTGGGGTAGTATACCTGTGGCTTTTTCCAATGGTGATGGCAGCTTTACTGTTACCAATGCCGGAATTAGCAACTTTATTGATCAGTGGGCACCAGCAGGTGGAGTTAAGGTGATAACTGCTGACTTTGGTGTTCGTTAA
- a CDS encoding DUF4336 domain-containing protein, translated as MRHDAIKLYEPINILKQIGEDIWLVDGPIVEMSMYGVKIPFSTRMTIVRLSNSELWCHSPTELTRELKAQIDSLGSVRHLISPNKIHYAHIGTWARSYPEAIAWASPGVRDRAAQQKIEVSFNADLENEPPPQWVADLDQLIFRGSRFMDEVVFFHRKSSTVILTDLIENFELNKVSKQFGRLLKLVGIVDPDGKTALDLRMTFWGQKEQSRSCLKRMLQWNPEKVILSHGRWYENNGAAELRRAFRWLE; from the coding sequence ATGAGACACGATGCGATCAAGCTATATGAACCGATCAATATCCTTAAACAGATTGGTGAAGATATTTGGCTCGTTGATGGCCCAATTGTAGAGATGTCAATGTATGGGGTAAAGATTCCTTTTTCAACACGTATGACTATTGTGCGGTTGAGCAACAGTGAGCTATGGTGCCATTCACCAACAGAATTGACTCGAGAACTCAAAGCTCAAATTGACTCTCTTGGCTCAGTGCGCCACCTCATTTCACCCAACAAAATTCACTATGCTCACATTGGCACCTGGGCTAGATCTTATCCAGAGGCCATAGCATGGGCATCCCCAGGTGTTCGCGATCGCGCAGCACAACAGAAAATTGAAGTTAGTTTTAATGCCGATTTGGAAAATGAACCGCCGCCTCAGTGGGTCGCAGATTTAGACCAATTAATCTTCCGGGGTAGTCGATTCATGGATGAAGTTGTATTTTTTCACCGGAAGAGTTCTACTGTCATTCTGACCGATCTCATTGAAAACTTTGAACTCAATAAAGTTAGTAAGCAGTTTGGTCGGCTGCTTAAGTTAGTTGGCATTGTCGATCCTGATGGAAAAACTGCATTGGATTTGCGAATGACATTTTGGGGACAAAAGGAGCAGTCCCGTAGCTGCTTAAAGCGAATGCTTCAGTGGAACCCTGAAAAAGTTATCCTATCTCACGGTCGTTGGTATGAGAATAACGGTGCTGCTGAGTTACGCCGTGCTTTTCGCTGGCTTGAATAA
- a CDS encoding RICIN domain-containing protein: protein MSHTTMSNKNIKRILTFGIAVASSVLAFASTTNIAQGQTNYRLKTMFTGSDKCLDIINDSKDNQIIMADCGNYSGQYWQIQSTNKSGYYRLKTLFTGSNKCLDIINDSKDNKPIMADCGNYSGQFWQIQKTNKSGYYRLKTMFTGSDKCLDIINDSQDNKPIMANCGNYSGQFWQIPNF, encoded by the coding sequence ATGTCTCATACCACCATGTCCAACAAAAATATAAAGAGAATTTTAACTTTTGGTATAGCTGTTGCCTCTTCTGTGCTTGCTTTTGCCAGTACTACTAACATTGCCCAAGGACAAACAAATTATCGCCTCAAAACCATGTTTACGGGCAGTGATAAATGTTTGGATATCATTAATGATTCTAAAGACAATCAAATTATTATGGCTGACTGTGGTAATTATTCAGGACAATATTGGCAAATACAATCAACAAACAAGTCTGGATATTATCGCCTCAAAACTCTGTTTACGGGCAGTAATAAATGTTTAGATATCATTAATGATTCTAAAGACAATAAACCGATTATGGCTGACTGTGGTAATTATTCAGGACAATTTTGGCAAATACAAAAAACAAACAAGTCTGGATATTATCGCCTCAAAACCATGTTTACGGGCAGTGATAAATGTTTAGATATCATTAATGATTCCCAAGACAATAAACCGATTATGGCTAACTGTGGTAATTATTCAGGACAGTTTTGGCAAATCCCTAATTTTTAA